The following are encoded together in the Iodobacter fluviatilis genome:
- a CDS encoding OmpA family protein, producing the protein MLSIKQSLTRLAVVTALGAMSTAAFAGVEAYTQNANTTGGVVKNGIGECWRTGTWSKEAANVEGCDGYVKPAAVSAPVVVAPAPAPAVVAAPIINTKHFTLKSDVLFDFNKASLKPAGKDALDKLYEEVKAMDPKDGQAVVIGYTDRIGSDKYNQPLSEKRAKSVADYLVSKGAPAGQIKFEGRGKAEPVTGNTCGKIKNRAKLIECLSPDRRVEIDIKGTKEVITPAK; encoded by the coding sequence ATGCTGTCGATCAAGCAATCCCTGACACGCCTTGCCGTTGTTACTGCCTTAGGTGCTATGAGCACAGCTGCATTTGCTGGCGTAGAAGCTTACACACAGAATGCAAACACCACAGGTGGTGTTGTTAAAAATGGTATCGGCGAATGCTGGCGTACAGGCACCTGGTCTAAAGAAGCCGCAAACGTTGAAGGTTGTGATGGCTACGTTAAACCAGCTGCTGTAAGTGCTCCAGTGGTTGTTGCTCCAGCTCCAGCTCCGGCTGTTGTTGCTGCTCCAATAATCAACACTAAGCATTTCACACTGAAATCAGACGTTCTGTTTGACTTCAACAAAGCAAGCCTGAAGCCAGCTGGTAAAGATGCTTTAGACAAGCTGTACGAAGAAGTTAAAGCAATGGATCCTAAAGACGGCCAAGCCGTTGTAATTGGTTACACTGACCGCATCGGTTCAGACAAATACAACCAACCGCTGTCCGAGAAACGTGCAAAATCAGTTGCTGATTACCTCGTTTCTAAGGGTGCTCCAGCGGGTCAAATCAAGTTTGAAGGCCGTGGCAAAGCAGAGCCAGTTACTGGCAACACATGCGGCAAAATCAAAAACCGCGCTAAACTGATCGAATGTCTGTCCCCAGATCGTCGCGTTGAAATCGACATCAAAGGTACAAAAGAAGTTATAACTCCAGCTAAGTAA
- the gyrA gene encoding DNA gyrase subunit A encodes MLENFAKETIPVSLEEEMRRSYLDYAMSVIVGRALPDVRDGLKPVHRRILFAMHESNNVWNRSYVKCARVIGDVLGKYHPHGDSAAYEALVRMAQDFSLRYPLIDGQGNFGSIDGDSAAAYRYTECRLEKISSELLADIDKETVDFTPNYDEKELEPTVLPTRVPNLLINGSSGIAVGMATNIPPHNLTEVVDACLALLANSELTIDEIIDIIPAPDFPTAGIIYGIHGVREGYRTGRGRVIMRARTHFEDVSRDKQAIIVDELPYQVNKARLLERIAELVREKTIEGITEIRDESDKSGMRVVIELKRSEVAEVILNNLYKHTQLQDSFGINMVALVDGQPRLLNIKQVLECFLRHRREVVTRRTVFELRKARERGHILEGLAVALSNVDEIIALIKAAPTPAEAKISLMSRTWRSELVEEMLSRTDVSASRPDGLAAEFGFSLTDGYRLSDVQTQAILELRLQRLTGLEQDKIVAEYRDVMEKVLDLLDILAREERVTEIIVTELNEVKTMFGDVRKSEIIAYGEDLSLEDLITPQDMVVTLTHSGYMKATPADEYRSQRRGGRGKQAAATKEDDFIDKLFVANTHDYVLCFSSHGRVYWLKVYNVPQGGRNSRGKPIVNLLPLQDGEKISAILPVKEFTEDQFVFMATAMGTVKKTSLVHFSRPMKKGIIACGLDMDDYLVGVELTHGGDQIMMFSDAGKSVRFHEGDVRAMGRTATGVRGMMLQEGQKVISLLVAERDDQQVLAATENGYGKRTPVGDYRLTSRGTQGVIAIDTGDRNGKLVAATLVEDSDDVMLITTGGVLIRTKVAEIRETGRAAQGVRLINLDEGEHLSGLEKVCETDSDDDLEGDEELLEGEVAAVDAADTETPAATDDAPAAEGDAPDSE; translated from the coding sequence ATGCTCGAAAACTTTGCCAAAGAAACAATCCCGGTAAGTCTCGAAGAGGAAATGCGCCGCTCTTACCTCGATTACGCGATGAGTGTAATCGTGGGACGCGCATTGCCCGATGTTCGTGATGGCTTAAAGCCGGTACACCGCCGCATTCTGTTTGCAATGCATGAAAGCAATAACGTCTGGAATCGCTCCTATGTGAAGTGTGCCCGCGTGATTGGTGACGTGCTCGGTAAGTATCATCCGCACGGCGACAGCGCCGCCTACGAGGCGCTCGTGCGGATGGCGCAGGACTTTTCCCTGCGCTACCCACTCATTGATGGCCAAGGTAACTTTGGCTCGATTGATGGTGATTCTGCCGCTGCATATCGTTATACAGAGTGTCGTTTAGAAAAAATTTCATCCGAGTTGTTGGCGGATATCGACAAAGAAACCGTCGATTTCACCCCAAACTATGACGAAAAAGAACTCGAACCCACAGTTCTGCCTACTCGTGTGCCTAATCTATTGATTAATGGCTCTTCGGGGATCGCAGTAGGGATGGCGACCAATATTCCGCCGCATAATCTCACCGAAGTGGTTGATGCTTGCCTAGCCTTGCTGGCTAATTCAGAGCTCACCATTGATGAAATTATTGACATTATCCCTGCTCCTGATTTTCCGACGGCCGGTATCATTTATGGTATTCACGGTGTGCGTGAAGGTTATCGCACCGGCCGTGGCCGTGTGATTATGCGCGCTCGCACTCACTTCGAAGATGTGAGCCGCGATAAGCAAGCCATCATCGTTGATGAGCTGCCGTATCAGGTCAATAAAGCGCGCCTCTTGGAACGCATTGCCGAGCTGGTACGCGAAAAAACCATCGAAGGTATTACCGAAATCCGCGATGAATCGGATAAATCCGGTATGCGCGTGGTGATTGAGCTGAAACGCAGCGAAGTGGCTGAGGTTATTCTGAATAACCTCTACAAACACACTCAGCTGCAAGACAGCTTTGGTATCAATATGGTGGCGTTGGTCGATGGCCAGCCACGCCTGTTGAATATCAAGCAAGTGCTGGAATGCTTCCTGCGGCATCGCCGCGAAGTGGTCACGCGGCGTACCGTGTTTGAGCTGCGAAAAGCACGCGAGCGCGGGCATATTCTGGAAGGTTTGGCGGTTGCTTTATCTAATGTCGATGAAATCATCGCCTTGATTAAAGCCGCACCAACACCCGCAGAAGCAAAAATCAGCCTGATGAGCCGCACTTGGCGCTCTGAACTGGTTGAAGAAATGCTCAGCCGCACCGATGTCAGTGCATCGCGTCCAGATGGTTTGGCTGCGGAATTCGGCTTTAGCTTAACCGATGGCTATCGTCTATCTGATGTGCAGACGCAAGCTATTCTGGAGCTGCGTTTGCAGCGCCTGACTGGCCTTGAGCAAGACAAGATCGTGGCTGAATACCGCGATGTGATGGAAAAAGTGCTCGATTTACTCGATATCTTGGCGCGTGAAGAACGTGTTACCGAGATTATCGTGACTGAGCTGAACGAAGTAAAAACCATGTTTGGTGACGTGCGTAAATCTGAAATCATTGCCTACGGCGAAGATCTCAGCTTAGAAGACTTGATTACGCCGCAAGATATGGTCGTGACGCTGACGCACAGTGGTTATATGAAAGCCACGCCAGCCGATGAATATCGCTCACAACGCCGTGGTGGCCGTGGTAAACAAGCCGCTGCGACCAAGGAGGACGATTTCATCGACAAGCTGTTTGTGGCGAATACCCATGATTACGTCTTGTGCTTCTCATCGCATGGCCGTGTGTACTGGTTGAAAGTTTACAACGTGCCACAGGGCGGCCGTAATAGCCGTGGCAAGCCGATTGTGAACCTCTTGCCGCTGCAAGATGGCGAGAAAATCAGCGCGATTCTGCCGGTTAAAGAATTCACCGAAGATCAGTTTGTCTTTATGGCAACAGCGATGGGTACGGTGAAAAAGACCTCACTCGTGCATTTCTCTCGTCCAATGAAGAAGGGCATTATTGCTTGTGGTCTGGATATGGATGACTACCTAGTTGGCGTTGAGCTGACGCATGGTGGGGACCAGATCATGATGTTCTCTGACGCAGGTAAATCAGTTCGCTTCCACGAAGGTGACGTGCGTGCCATGGGCCGTACTGCAACTGGCGTGCGCGGCATGATGCTGCAAGAGGGACAGAAAGTGATCTCCTTGCTGGTGGCCGAGCGCGACGATCAGCAGGTGCTGGCTGCAACCGAAAACGGTTATGGCAAGCGCACACCGGTTGGCGATTACCGCCTAACTAGCCGTGGTACACAGGGCGTGATCGCCATTGATACTGGCGATCGTAACGGTAAGCTCGTTGCCGCAACGCTGGTTGAAGATAGCGATGATGTGATGCTGATCACCACGGGAGGTGTGTTGATTCGTACCAAAGTGGCTGAAATCCGTGAAACAGGCCGCGCTGCTCAAGGCGTGCGCTTAATTAATCTGGATGAAGGCGAGCATTTGTCTGGTCTCGAGAAAGTATGCGAAACCGATTCAGATGATGATCTTGAAGGTGATGAAGAGCTGCTAGAGGGAGAGGTAGCTGCTGTTGATGCAGCCGATACAGAAACCCCCGCTGCAACAGACGATGCACCTGCTGCTGAGGGCGATGCTCCAGATAGCGAGTAA